The window GATCATAATCTTGAATATACATATACTATACATATATCAGTTTATTCCTTCTTGAGCCATTCAGACATTTAGGCCTTACTCTATCCACTCAGCATGGTCAGGATTAAGTCTGATCTCAGGATAGGACATGTTTCATCTGACGATCTACATCCACTTCGATCCTTATTGTGCAACAGCTGGTCTTAGATCTTCCCTGTGTACTTCAATAAACCAAAGATACCACCACCTGCAATAAAAATGGATTAactattattcatttattaatgtCTCGCAAAACAAATATGAGTCCAAGACTAGTCGAGAAATTACTGATTAAATACTCAAAATTGTGAAACACTGTAACAAAAGTCTCAATTATTATTTTCTATCATGTCATTTATCTTAGAGAACCAATTTCTTTCCTAAGAATATTGTAATCCTTTACAACTATCACTAATACATTTTCATAATTTTCACAACTTATTTCCTTctatatttgcatattttcgTGCCAATAGGCTCCTGTATCTGTAAATAATATTCTCGGTTGCTATGGCTCATCCCCAGTGCCATCCTGGTTAATGAATAACAGATTATATGTGATAGAGGAAGCAGAAATGATGGTAAATTCATGCTCGTGTGTAGTACTGACCGACTGCTCCCACACCGGCAATGGAGCCGATGGTGATGCCCGCTATAGCGCCCGGTGAAAGCCCTGAATTGGATTCCTGAACAATCTCAGTTGTAGGAACTGATTCAGTAGAATTAGTTATAATGGTGGGGAtaatggtggtggtgttggaTGCGGCGTCTGTGGTCGTACTGGATGGGCTGTCTGTGGTCGTGCTTAATGGTCTGTCTGTGGTCGTGCTGGATGGTCTGTCTGTGGTCGTGCTGGATGGTCTGTCTGTGGTCGTGCTGGATGGTCTGTCTGTGGTCGTGCTGGATGGGCTGTCTGTGGTCGTGCTGAATACGTTAGTTGAGGCAGTGGTTTTTGGTGCGATGCTAGTTGATGTCTCTCCTCCACACAGAAATACTGACAGGAAGATCAAAAAGGGTTAAAAGGCAAGATCATACAAAGGTTTCCCAAAAGGTTAACAAACCTCTGttcctgtgatgctcacagaaACTAGTCACAACTTCTGCCTTAacacatgttttcttttaaacaaaacattttctaaaatttattaaaaatgtttccagATTAAAGATCTCAAATTTCAGCCGTTGACATTTATTGTCCAATATCAAGATAATGGAGTTCAGTACTTATTTACAGCTTTGCATTCTTAATGGGAGAATGTCATAGATAATAAACTCAACCTTTGCTCTAATGACGCTATTGaaacaaacccccccccccccccccccccccccccccccgaaggCCTAACCCTTTCAAGAATTTCAACATTTCCTACTCTGTCTACATGGCCTCCCATCAACCTTCCCTTTGATTACCGGGAAATACTTTAACTTTGGTCCACCACCATTAAAATTCGCTACGATGGTACGCTACAACTATGATTAGATTCTATGCTAACACCATGAAACAGATCATCcttcacacaaaaaatgaaaggtCAGTCTAGATATAGATGTGGCCGAAATTAACCATAAAAACTttttcaactttaaaaaaaaatcataaactaTGAATTAAACAAAGTTATTTGATGTATATATGCCGAATATTTCAGTCAGCTTCCATTTGAGGGCAAAGTGGCCAGAGATGTTTTTAAGATAATCTTGTTGTGATGCTTTGTGTGTGAATAACAGTTAATTAATAATCTTTAGTTATTCTCTTCACActctctttaaaaaaaggttttgtcTTCCCTTTTCTAAAAGGAtcttttttaaaggtttatgtattgtaatttttttttacctgtggtAAGAAGGCAAAAAGCCGATAGAACAAGACTCAGCTTCATTGTGCTTTGAAATAAATTGACGTAGTCAAAGAGACTCCTCAGGTCAAAAGCTGcatgaaaaacataaaagcaCAAACATGACGGTGAGTTAATTTCTCTAAAATCTCTCACTTGCAGACAGAAAATCATGAATCCTGAATTTATCATGTGAGACAGATAAGAGTAACTTCAATCAAACTCAGTCATCAATAATATGTGGGTATAATGTATTATACAaggcaaaaataataaaaaaatatatttttaaataaatgccaATTGAGCCTAAATGAATTTCCATGTCATGGCTCGATATCACCAAGAAATCACTGATTTGTAAATACAgttataaaaaacacaaaaactctcAAGCGAGTATTTGTGGTCACATCAACGGTAATAAGAGTATTTACCCCGATGCCACAGCAGTCTATGAATGAATCCAAAAGATTTAAGAAAACCTCAAGAGAAAAACCGACTTACTCACCTGAGAGGGTGTCACTGATGCCTTGCTTCCCTTCTGCCTCCCATCGGATATATTCAGACAGCTACTTTTATGACCCTGTTATCACCCACCCAGTCATTTCCAGCCCTCCCACATATAATAGCATGTTACCAGAGGTCAATGGAGGATAGTGTTGCAACATGTACAGGATTATCAATACTTTCCAAGGAGATGTAATTGGTGTGCGCTTCCTGTGTGATAGTAAAGCTAAGGTGCTAGGAGTGTGGGCAGGCAAAGCAGTATAGGCCAGCTTATGACGTTTTAGtcctgtctgtgtttttaacttCACCTGAGTGTCTTAAACCGTCAGAAAAGTGAATAATATGTGGTATGAATGCAGCCAAGCCCTTTATAGAAGAAAGTAGTTGTGAGGATGTCAGATAATCTATAATGTAATAAAGCAAGTGGCAACATCAAAAACAGGCTATCTTTAAGAGAAGGGAAGGTCATCTGAAAGGCACCTGTTGTGGCCGaactcctttttttctctcacaggCAAGAACGGAATTACATAATCATGTTACAAATTAATCTGGTATTGATAGTTTCCATACAATTTTCCTATTAGTACTCGATAATCATTAACTTTTCCCTCGATTTCGCCTCGTGTTGTATCTGCTTTACTatgtatttttgaggaaaacTTGCAAAAAAAGAGGGAGCCATAGCAACCGTTTCTACAGAGTTACACTTACCTGAAAATGTTCAGCACGTCACATACGAGGTCTTTACGTTATTTTTACTTGCTTCTTCACCTTATCTTTGAGGCACTTGCTAGCAGTGGTGGCTGGAAAGACTAAATACAGAGGCTACAGAGCTGGGTAAATCGTGGTCACTGCCTCCTGTTTGCTCAGCTTGGCGAGCTGTCCAGCCAACTGTTTCTGAAAACACACCGTCACTATAGCACAGCAGCATGTCCTTAACACAATTTGGTGTGAAAGAGTCAAAGCTGCcagtgttttttccccccacagtgACTAGCAACTGTAcaacaaatgcaaaacaaatgcaGCGATGGGAGAGTTTCCCTTTTTCTGAGCCGGTGAAAAAGGCCCACTGTTGATGATCATGTGTGAACCTTAAAAGTTTACTACATTCTAGAGAGCAATATGTCAAGTGTACTCTTGAAATTTTTGATATTCTTGAATTTCCAGTTTTCTTGGAAAGTTTTGAAAAGTTATGCAAGCAAATCGGGGATCAGAATGAGCTAGAAATGCAATTTAAGTGACTTTCAATGTAGCATGGCTACTGAAAAGTTTAGGCTTTGTAGTAAACGGTCTAAAAAGGAGGAAatatacagtgagaatcagTTCTTCTTGTTGGTGTTGTATGCAGAGGCATCTCTGAAGGCACAATGCAGATGGGGAGATGTGATGGCCCACTATGCCCTGCTTTCCTTCTCATCTGCAGGTACCGATGATACTGGCAACACCTGGGCCCAGTGTGTCAGAGCAAGatatatgttttttaaatgggggaaaaggaaagaggaaaaaaggaaatctAGTTTTAAATGCTGCTCGGCTACATGAGCCAAGAGCTTCCTCAGCAGATCTGTGCTCTCTTCTCAGTTGTATGTCATCTGCTATTATTGGATTGGGTTTAAGCAGCGCAAGCGTGCTAGCAAGACAAACCATTAAGTGCTTTAATGCACCGCAAGTAGAATTTATAAATGGTTTCTGCATCTCACTGTGAGCCACAGAAGTGATTTGCTGGAGGGATAACCTGGGTTTGACTTTTGCCGaggccttttgtttttgttctttaacaAAACAGTcgaggaaaaagagagaaaagaagaaaaaaaaagaaattggtgtgtgtttccagaatgaTATTCACACATGAGGCTTCTTTGTATTTTCAAGTCTTTAAAGTGAGCAGTGGATATTCATTTCAGCTCATTGTTGACCGAAAGTTTGGACGCTCAAAAGCCCAAAGGGGTGAACAAGTAGGTGGACAAGAAACTCTAACAGGCTCCGTGATCCATATCACCCAAGAGCCAagaaactaaacaaacaaataaatgaaatgaccaGAAAAGTAATTtcttacattttttgtttgagTGTAAACACGATTCATCAAAATATCAGTGCAGAACTTCACAAACAAATGTAACAAATGGGCTTGTTTAgcaaatgaaagaagaaaaaagtgcagAGAGGTTAAACTGACCTGTATTTGAAAGAAGCCACCAACTAAGAATTATTTtgttaaacaaaaacaggatgAAACTAATTGGCATCGAAGTGATTAGGAATGTTTAGCAAGATAATATGCATATTGAGGATTCAAATGGAGGCTGTAGCAACTTTGGCTGCCTCACTTCAAATCTAATATTTGACGCTTTAAAGCATTTTGAGAATcagttcttatatagcacttttttacTCAACCTAAACGCCTCATTTACCTGAACCATTTTTTCTATGCTCAAGTGCTTTCTAACATTCCTGCagatatcttgcccaaggatatttggcatgcagactgaagcaaccagggatcaaaccaccaaccttccaattagaaGACTACCTGGTCTGCCTCCTGATGCACAGCCACCCCCAGTGAGGTAAAGGTCTCTATATAATGATTTAAAACTATCGGGACTACCGAGTCTGTACGCTGATGACAGCAGCTGCTCGAAAAGATCGAATAACATAAAAGCTGTGTAAACAAAAGTGCCACTTCAGTTCTAACtcgatgacctctgacctgaggagaatgtgtaataaaaatataactttgTAGTTGAAAAATAATGCGACATGATGAAATAAGTCACTAGAATAAAGGTGTTAAATTGTACTGTCTATAAACTCGCCAAGCAAAagcaattatttaaaaaagcaaatgtCTGAGAAAGAATCCTTGTGGAACCCCTGAGAGAAAATTAGTTTTCATTAAACATGAAAACTATGATGTGGGATGTGTGAATATTAACCCCATCTTCTAGTCAGTTTCATTATTATGCAGTTTGCGTTCTTAGTTACGTTTTTCAGGAAATACAATTCCAGCCTGGATTATGATTGTTGGATCTTTTCCAGGGAACAATGCAAACATACAGAAGATAATTTGTTCTTGGACCACATCCAAGTTATACATCAGCGAAGGATGAAGGATGGCTGTGCAGGACTTTGTACTGTTAGGTGAAGAGAAAGTTGCTCTCTACTTTTCATAGAGACATATTGTAGTTTTaactacatttttttgtatAGCTACCAAGTAAATTCCTATAACTCTTCAGATCATCACATCACAATTATGTCAGAGAGGCGAAACCCTCTACAGTAATATCTGTAGTAATTACGAAGGAGGCAAAGGGTATATTTTTATGGGGCAAAAGATAAAATGAAAGTTATTTTTATCACACTTATTATCTTAAAGGCTAACAGGTTGGGGTCATATAAAATGAGCTCAGTGATCAGATTGCGTTTCttcaaggacattcaaagccAACGCACACTTTTAAAGATGCAACTTGTGGGTTTTAGAAACTCTGacatttttctgtttatctGATACTTCATAGCAAGTCTGCTATTTACTGATTACTTGTATATAACTTATAACTTACTTGTATATAACTGTCAGATAGTGAttatcttttattattaatctATCATCTCAAGCACTGTTGCTTTGGCATCTTGTTTGTGAGTTCCTCTGTCCCTCATAACGCCATCACGTTTTAATTTTAGGGTTTAATTAGATTAAtctgaattctattctattgacATTCATGCCAATGAATGCACCTATTATAGCCTGATCAATACTAGCTGGTGTGTGGATCATGTGGAAAATATAGTTAATCATGTGAAAAGAATTTCACAGGTACCTGTGCAGGATTGTAAAAGCATGGTCTTACTGTTCCAAATGGAGTTAAGAGATCAAGGTGCTGCTAAACACATGCACATGATTTAATGATCGTTAGCTAATGAGACTACCCACATAAAAGGTTTGGGGAGTTTGACGGTCACAATCCTCCCAGGAGTGgatgtcccagcaaattcatcCTAAAGTCAGACCGTGTAATTCTCTAAGAAACTGCTAAAAACCAAAGAGCTACACCTCAGACCCTAGTGGCCTCAGTTACCATgttaaatattataattcatgACAGTACGATTAGAACAAGACTGAGCAAGCATGGCTTGTTTAAAAGAGTTGCCAGGGGAAAGCCTTTTCTCTCTTAAAATGAGCTCAGTGATCAGATTACGTTTCttcaaggacattcaaagccAACGCACACTTTAGACTTTACACTTTGGATTTCTTCAGGCCAACCAATCACTGACAGCCTTTCATATGTGTTTTTCTCTCCGTGTATGCTTtcactgcattggcagtgtgtttagaGTCATTTTCAGGTTGATAAATGAAGCAGTTACCAATAAGAATTTTTCCAGATGCTACAGCATGGggaatcaaaatctgatggtacttttctgtgttcataattccatcaatttttacaagatctccaacaccagtGACTGAAACGCAGCCCCAAACcgtgacagagcctccactgtgttttacagatgactgtagacactcactgttgtaagGAGGAAATCACTTATGTTATCACTGGTTTTCAGTCCagcttgtgtaatttggcatacatCAGCATTTCCCTGTTTAACTTCATTAAGAATGGCATCTCaacagtagggctgccacaaatttttttgatagtcgactagtcaccaagtatttttgcgattagtcgactaagatcatgcatccagtggacgtaaaacgtacagcttattgtaccagcatgcatctgctcttatataactatcattaccttacagcttgaagtgttaaggtatgtgctaactaaaaataaagacattatgatagtttattacacttttaatgaaatttgcagattgtctcgGTGGAGACAAACTCAACAGTCTGCTCTTTGCTCCCtcaaatataacaggacaatagctcacatttctgtttaatcagttttctgtttgatgtttattcagctgtgtgaaaactataactttaatctcagccaaaccgatttactcaggaacaaataaaacactgaaaaaagccagacaataacatttttaagttatctaagtaaGCTGCCCCCAACcccgcaagagttgaggctcgggtgtgaaatttatggttttcaggatttttatcattaactctgtttccctgggtctttttctgttttgtagttgtgtgtctcattttgaaagaaatatttacatgttaccatagcgaccagagagcattaaggggcatagaggaggatgttactctcagtgttgttagtgcatttcaggaggacgctgctaaaaaagttacacagttacacagtgaattcacgtttattattttatttacaaaataccagtttttgtcttggtcgtatcatttttTTCAGACAAATTCTTCACCCACTTGTCCACATCCTCTGTGTCGCATCCTTGTCTCTTCTGGTCACTGAGGACACGCTCCGTATTTTGCGGTGGTTTCCGAAGTACAACAAGCAAGTCAAACTTCCTTTGTTGCCTGGTCTTAGACTTGTACATCTTTCGACATCTTACAAtcctgtgattgcagccattccccaactctctgtgaatggtactcatggccattgatcagtggtctttgatcagtgggttttggtcagtggttgttgatcaatggtcatgagaatttgcataattaagattaaggaactgacctcccagcccattgttccttcagtgggctggtttcagtcattatgcaaatgtactgtttataagattggggaaacctgcagtcagctgagactgaagaagtcacctggatgagtgacgaaacatttctcccacaaaacgctacgctaacagaatcaacctttggagacATTAGATTTTATCTTTGTTGAGTGGAATTTATTTTGTACAGAATCCACCCAAATCTCCAAAACAAGTCTGCACATGGCCTAATCTACACTGTTTCACCCATCCCCTCTCAAATGACATCAGCATCTGTCCTGATGTGGCACTGGTACACTCCACCGATTCTGTGAGTGAATTCTGAGTATTTTGATGTCACTCAGTGATAACGGTGGTCTAAGAAATAAGATCAAGACACATTTACCGCTACCCCTATAAAACTATTTACTATCCGCTTACGGGACAGCAAATAGGACACAGCACGGTAAAGTTTCAACAGTTTTTAGATTTTCTTTGCCTCCCAGATTTTCTCTTCTCTTGTTTTCTAGAGAAAAGGCTACAATGGAGTCTTAGGGCTACATTAAGAAAAAGAATATTCATTTTGAGATTAAAGTTGAAATTTCAAGATTATACTCAAAATACTATTACAGTACTGTAATAGTATTGCCATGACATGACGACTTGTCATGTCAAGTCGAACAACTGCCGCAGCTCCTACACCTGCTACAAAATAGCCTCGTGTAGATGAGTTAGTGAAATGAGTTGATCCGCCGTCTTATTGTGCATTGTGATACGGCGTACATCCTCATTGCTGCACGAGGGTGTAACCAATCGCCAGCCACTTTATTTTGCACAAGCCAGGCCAAGAGAAATCCATTTCCTGTTACCTAAGCTGATACTGAAGTACGATTTAACTAAGTCATCTACAAATATTGCCAACTAATATTTCTAATTGTATCTCGAAATTTCAACTGTATTCTCAAAATGATCAATAATATATTGTACGTAGCCCTATTACCCCTTCGTGGAATTCCGATAGCATTTATGGCTCCTTTCAGGACAGATGTGGTTTACACATTACACTCCCTTCAAAGATCTTTAGTGTCTCTGACAAAGGTCATGCCTGTTTCTGAAACAATCAAACACTCATCCGGCAGCCACACGCACACTTTAGACTTTACACTTTAGATTTCTTCACTTTTTATTCATCGTTACACATTTTCAGAGGAAATGAAACATCTCAAAATGGTCACATTTACAATAAGGAATCACAGGCGTGTTGTCATGGTGGAGCTTtttaaagataagataagataagataacctttattagtcccacacgtgggaaatttgttttgtcacagcaggaagtggacagtgcaaaagttatgacgcaaaaattagaatacaataagaataaatacagtacacagctgtacagaatagaataaaataatatactatatacagtagaataaaatagaataaaaatatacaataagataaaaatagaatacgaatgctatatacaactgagtaaaaatacaacgatgccagaaaagattattgcacttagtgttattgcacatgtgtggatgtgtgtgtttgttcagttaaagtctttgttgtggagtctgacagcagtggggaggaaagacctgcgaaatctctccgtcccacaccgtgggtgccgcagtctcccactgaaggagctgctcagtgctgtcacagtctgctgcatggggtgggagacgttgtccaacagggatgacagcttagccgccattctcctgtcactcaccacctccactgggtccagagggcatcctagaacagagctggcccttcggatcaccctgttcagtctcttcctgtccccagcagagatgctgccgccccagcagaccacaccataaaagatagcagaagccaccacagagtcatagaaggtcttcaggagtgggccctccaccccaaacgacctgagtctccgcagcaggtacagcctgctctgcccttttctgtagagggcgtctgagttatgagtccagtccagtctgttgttcagatgaacaccaaggtacctgtagctgtccacagcctcaatgtccataccttggatgttcagtggttgcagtggagaatgcttgtgcctgcggaagtctaccaccagctccttggttttactggcgttgatctggaggtagttcagctggcaccagtccacaaagtcttgagtcagtcctctgtactccttgtcgtccccatcagtgatgaggccgactattgcagagtcatcagagaacttctgcaggaagcactgggtggaattgtgggaaaagtctgcagtgtagatggtgaagaggaacggagccagaaccgttccctgtggggcccccgtactgcagacgaccctgtccgacacacagccctgagtcctcacatactgtggtcggtcggtgaggtagtccaggatccaggtagtgaggtgatggtccactccagagttctccagcttgtccttcagaaccgagggaagaatagtgttgaaggcactggagaaatcaaagaacatgattctcacagtgcttccagcggtctccaggatgtaggaacgatgtaggaggtgaatgacggcatcatccgcgccaatgccaggctggtaggcaaactgaagtgggtccagtgatgagcttgttagacgccgaagctgagccaggaccaaccgctccagggtcttcatcaggtgggatgtcagagccaccggcctgtagctgttgaggtccttggggcgtgaagtctttggcactggtacaacacaggaggttttccagagctgtgggactcttcccaacctcaggctcaggttgaagaggtgctccatcaccccacacagttggtccgcgcaggacctgacgaccctcgagctgatgccatctgggcccgctgccttcttgccattaatcctcctcagttccctcctaacctgggtggttgagagagacaggctggagccttgtgttgagtgtgtattggatgctgttgttgggggtgggggggagtgagcagggtgaatagaggaggtgtgaagtgtctgaggtggaacagcagcagtgggggtgggtgagtctgcagccgatgttgcagactgtctcatggttgaatcaaatctgttgaagaaatgattcagttcatttgcccacctcacatccctcccaggcagagagttctgctgtttgtggcctgagatggttctgaggcctctccagacttcaccaacgttgttttgctgaagctggttctccatcttctgcctgtagctgtccttcccattccttatcagtcccctcaactctctctgcacccttttcaactcctctttgtctttggatttgaaggccctcctcttctgcttgaggacagctttaatttctggggtaatccaaggtttgttgttggagaaacaccgtacagtcctggtaggtacggtgttatccacacagaaattaatatagtcagtaatgcatgtagtgCAACTTGTGGGTTTTAGAAACTCTGacatttttctgtttatctGATACTTCATAGCAAGTCTGCTATTTACTGATTACTTGTATATAACTTATAACTTACTTGTATATAACTGTCAGATAGTGAttatcttttattattaatctATCATCTCAAGCACTGTTGCTTTGGCATCTTGTTTGTGAGTTCCTCTGTCCCTCATAACGCCATCACGTTTTAATTTTAGGGTTTAATTAGATTAAtctgaattctattctattgacATTCATGCCAATGAATGCACCTATTATAGCCTGATCAATACTAGCTGGTGTGTGGATCATGTGGAAAATATAGTTAATCATGTGAAAAGAATTTCACAGGTACCTGTGCAGGATTGTAAAAGCATGGTCTTACTGTTCCAAATGGAGTTAAGAGATCAAGGTGCTGCTAAACACATGCACATGATTTAATGATCGTTAGCTAATGAGACTACCCACATAAAAGGTTTGGGGAGTTTGACGGTCACAATCCTCCCAGGAGTGgatgtcccagcaaattcatcCTAAAGTCAGACCGTGTAATTCTCTAAGAAACTGCTAAAAACCAAAGAGCTACACCTCAGACCCTAGTGGCCTCAGTTACCATgttaaatattataattcatgACAGTACGATTAGAACAAGACTGAGCAAGCATGGCTTGTTTAAAAGAGTTGCCAGGGGAAAGCCTTTTCTCTCTTAAAATAAGATGGCAGCAAGATAATCACACCTCTCCTGGAACAATGTCACCTGTGCAGACCAAAGTGGAGAGGTTTGGCCATAATCACaatcaaacacagcatatccACAGGGATTATGATCACCACAGCATaaacacggtggtggagggagcCGCAGGATCTGGGCACCTTGTAGTCATTGAATCGACCTCTGtacaccaaagtatt of the Maylandia zebra isolate NMK-2024a linkage group LG10, Mzebra_GT3a, whole genome shotgun sequence genome contains:
- the LOC101469279 gene encoding uncharacterized protein LOC101469279, which encodes MKLSLVLSAFCLLTTVFLCGGETSTSIAPKTTASTNVFSTTTDSPSSTTTDRPSSTTTDRPSSTTTDRPSSTTTDRPLSTTTDSPSSTTTDAASNTTTIIPTIITNSTESVPTTEIVQESNSGLSPGAIAGITIGSIAGVGAVGGGIFGLLKYTGKI